The Myxococcales bacterium genome has a segment encoding these proteins:
- the glgP gene encoding alpha-glucan family phosphorylase gives MSTVKPLENLGEQIRELASNLWWSWNPEAIRLFRDLAPEVFHDSNHSALAVYRAVVPEKLEALAEDAVLRARIDKVHREFRGYVSPDAGTWAGTQAAPLKVRPVAYFSAEFGIHESLPIYSGGLGILSGDHIKTASDLGLSLVGVGLFYRESYFRQLIDENGQQHAEYDRASLERLPARPLHDRNGQPLCIEVPMDHSVLHAQVWQVEVGRNRLLLLDTDVEQNTPENRSLAARLYYGDQRVRIRQELLLGVGGVRALRAAGVHFSIMHLNEGHSAFATLEYTRVLMEDTGASFADAAQEVAQSTVFTTHTPVAAGHDRFPPDLADAHLEPLRRSLSLGRNEFLGLGRIDPRDEAEHFCMTVLAFKMSRWANGVSALHGRVTRKAWQVLWPHHREDEVPVGHITNGVHLRTWVAPAMQSLFGRYLGRDWLDRITDPTCWARIDEVDDAELWEVHRILRASLVRFVRREVGDHRSRVGLASELTKAAETAFNPDALTIGFARRFATYKRGNLIFSDLERILRILNDAQRPVQLVFAGKAHPADKPGQSVLREVYQASLRPELLGKVVFVEDYDVNVARHLVQGVDVWLNNPRRPLEASGTSGQKVLLNGGLNLSILDGWWAEAWDGENGFAIGNGRTHVSQEEQDRRDALSLYEVLENEVVPLFYERDAAGVPRGWVRRMKRAFKTMGWRFNTDRMVMDYTRQCYLPAAATDTCVMPK, from the coding sequence ATGTCCACCGTGAAACCCCTCGAAAATCTAGGCGAACAGATCCGCGAACTAGCCTCCAATTTGTGGTGGTCCTGGAACCCCGAAGCGATCCGTCTCTTCCGAGACCTGGCGCCCGAGGTCTTCCACGACTCGAACCACAGCGCCCTGGCCGTGTACCGGGCGGTGGTCCCCGAGAAGCTGGAGGCGCTGGCCGAAGACGCGGTTCTGCGGGCCCGGATCGACAAGGTTCACCGTGAGTTTCGCGGCTATGTTTCGCCCGACGCCGGCACGTGGGCAGGCACGCAGGCGGCCCCCCTCAAGGTGCGCCCTGTCGCCTACTTTTCGGCAGAGTTCGGCATTCACGAGTCGCTTCCGATTTATAGCGGGGGCCTCGGCATCCTGTCGGGTGACCATATCAAGACGGCGTCCGACCTCGGGCTGTCGCTGGTGGGTGTGGGTCTGTTTTACCGCGAGTCGTATTTCCGGCAGCTCATCGACGAAAACGGTCAGCAACACGCCGAATACGACCGGGCGTCCCTCGAGCGCTTGCCCGCGCGTCCGCTGCACGACCGGAACGGCCAGCCGCTTTGCATCGAGGTGCCCATGGACCACTCCGTCCTGCATGCGCAGGTGTGGCAGGTCGAGGTGGGCCGCAACCGCTTGTTGCTGCTCGACACGGACGTCGAACAAAACACCCCCGAGAACCGTTCGTTGGCGGCCCGTCTTTACTACGGCGACCAGCGCGTCCGCATCCGCCAGGAGCTTCTGCTCGGCGTGGGCGGTGTGCGGGCGCTGCGTGCCGCGGGTGTGCACTTCAGCATCATGCACCTCAACGAAGGGCACAGCGCCTTCGCCACGCTCGAATATACCCGGGTGTTGATGGAGGACACGGGGGCGAGCTTCGCCGACGCCGCTCAAGAGGTGGCTCAATCGACGGTGTTCACCACACATACCCCCGTGGCAGCGGGCCACGATCGCTTCCCCCCAGATCTCGCCGATGCCCACCTCGAGCCGCTGCGCCGTTCGCTCAGCCTCGGGCGCAACGAGTTTTTGGGTCTGGGCCGCATCGACCCGCGTGACGAAGCCGAGCACTTCTGCATGACGGTCTTGGCGTTCAAGATGTCGCGCTGGGCCAATGGTGTGTCAGCCCTTCACGGCCGGGTGACCCGGAAGGCCTGGCAGGTCCTGTGGCCCCATCACCGTGAGGACGAGGTCCCGGTGGGGCACATCACGAACGGCGTTCATCTGCGTACCTGGGTCGCGCCGGCCATGCAGTCGCTGTTTGGACGTTATCTGGGGCGCGATTGGCTCGATCGCATCACCGATCCGACGTGCTGGGCGCGGATCGACGAGGTCGACGACGCCGAGCTCTGGGAGGTTCATCGCATCTTGCGTGCCTCGCTCGTGCGCTTCGTGCGGCGGGAGGTGGGCGATCACCGCAGCCGGGTGGGCCTGGCGAGCGAGCTCACGAAGGCGGCCGAGACCGCCTTCAACCCCGACGCCCTGACGATCGGCTTTGCGCGACGCTTTGCTACCTACAAGCGCGGCAACCTCATCTTCAGCGACCTCGAGCGCATCCTGCGCATTTTGAACGATGCCCAGCGGCCCGTGCAGCTCGTGTTCGCCGGAAAGGCTCACCCGGCCGACAAGCCTGGACAATCCGTGCTGCGCGAGGTGTACCAGGCGTCCTTGCGCCCCGAGCTCCTCGGCAAAGTGGTCTTCGTGGAGGACTACGACGTGAACGTGGCGCGGCACCTCGTCCAGGGCGTGGACGTGTGGCTCAACAACCCCCGCAGGCCCCTCGAAGCCTCGGGAACGAGCGGCCAAAAGGTGCTGCTCAACGGGGGCCTCAATCTGTCCATTCTCGACGGCTGGTGGGCCGAGGCTTGGGACGGAGAAAACGGCTTTGCGATCGGCAATGGCCGCACCCACGTGTCGCAGGAGGAGCAAGACCGGCGGGACGCCTTGTCGCTGTACGAGGTGCTCGAGAACGAGGTGGTGCCTCTGTTCTACGAGCGCGACGCCGCGGGCGTGCCCCGGGGCTGGGTTCGCCGCATGAAGCGGGCCTTCAAGACGATGGGCTGGCGCTTCAACACCGATCGCATGGTGATGGACTACACCCGCCAGTGTTACTTGCCCGCCGCAGCCACCGACACCTGCGTGATGCCGAAGTAG
- a CDS encoding glycogen/starch synthase, with the protein MEKGANAKGKVDSSGAAAQPPRPGESVGSPRTAGRTSRAGAPTQATKPATTAQTPKPAAKAKATAKTKPATKAPKPAPKAKAASKVEIATKAPTPVSRAKAVTKAPKASAKAKPAPSPQAPRTAGAVAKPRAKSASSSKASAMSAVAAAPTLPAASPPASTPAARSRMPTSAVPIAPREITPEHAGPVLWVASEAVPLASTGGLGDVVGAVPSVLRDLGWDVRVCLPYYKRQIKLAVSEPLFTFELPLAETVEVSIRELLEPPGGVPTYLVDCPALFDRGGLYVDERGAFADNPFRYGVFQLAVHELGTRLTPRPAIIHSHDWHAALLPALVRMAGAHGEALKDTRTIFTIHNLQYQGDSDPGLMDALNLPRGLWHPEWAEHFGRFIPLKAAILAADRVTTVSPTYAEELRTPARGMGLDGLIRARGGDMRGLLNGIDDVSWNPATDKHLPANFSPAELEGRAACTKAMRAELGLPDRPDRPLIGFIGRLVNDKGVDLILDALPQLLAMDAQVVVLGSGERALEERLRALGAEFHDEGFRALVKFDLALSRRLYGGLDMLMVPSRHEPCGLVQLYALHYGAIPIVHGVGGLRDTVRDGDNGFVFHEPSSQALADAVQRAVALWADAKAWKHLQQTGLRQDWSWRHAARPYDALYREVLASPARRAHVPLPPPPAPAAPPPPAPPPREEPVFRLMVQGARALFAYWDVQSRGPLELVLEERPSGALFTAAAELDARGERWLGALPDQAYRAFLRAADGRILALSNAVITPMEAPPPPETQAPAWLETAVEVGVFESDPAGRRWAGVFPEAPQWEKTPEGSLEPSWPAPPESGPVAQAPRNEEPDCPAPTGPPATLVPPPPPGSTPAWPAPSAAVVSPARRVLPNLTLFGEAGASEVLHLPRTAPVLAERPLPEVAFATASAHSAALVLPPPPAVRPGPRPLDLRDVRFGPPSPAGSDTQARRASSDTLVHPSGRPA; encoded by the coding sequence ATGGAGAAGGGGGCGAACGCCAAAGGAAAAGTCGATAGCTCGGGAGCGGCTGCCCAGCCTCCCCGCCCAGGCGAAAGCGTCGGCAGCCCTCGAACGGCTGGTCGCACGTCCAGGGCCGGCGCCCCTACGCAAGCGACGAAGCCTGCAACGACCGCGCAGACCCCCAAGCCGGCTGCCAAAGCCAAGGCCACCGCGAAGACCAAGCCCGCCACGAAAGCGCCCAAGCCGGCCCCCAAGGCCAAGGCCGCCTCGAAGGTCGAGATCGCCACGAAAGCACCCACGCCAGTCTCCAGGGCCAAGGCCGTTACGAAAGCCCCCAAGGCCAGCGCCAAGGCCAAGCCGGCCCCGTCCCCGCAGGCGCCCCGGACAGCCGGCGCTGTGGCAAAACCGCGCGCCAAGAGCGCTTCCTCCTCGAAGGCCTCCGCGATGTCCGCGGTGGCTGCTGCCCCTACCCTGCCGGCCGCCTCGCCGCCGGCGTCCACGCCCGCCGCGAGGTCCCGCATGCCCACGTCCGCCGTCCCGATTGCCCCCCGCGAGATCACCCCCGAGCACGCCGGGCCGGTGTTGTGGGTGGCCTCGGAGGCCGTTCCGCTCGCCTCCACCGGAGGCCTGGGCGACGTCGTGGGCGCGGTCCCCTCCGTGTTGCGAGACTTGGGCTGGGACGTGCGCGTCTGCCTGCCCTACTACAAACGCCAGATCAAGCTGGCGGTCTCCGAGCCTCTCTTCACCTTCGAGCTGCCTCTGGCCGAAACGGTGGAAGTGTCGATTCGCGAGCTGCTGGAGCCGCCGGGCGGGGTGCCCACCTACCTCGTCGATTGCCCCGCGCTCTTCGATCGCGGGGGGCTTTACGTGGACGAGCGAGGCGCGTTCGCCGACAACCCGTTTCGCTACGGCGTGTTTCAGCTGGCAGTGCATGAGCTCGGCACGCGGCTTACGCCGCGCCCGGCGATCATCCACAGCCACGACTGGCACGCGGCGCTGCTGCCGGCCCTGGTCCGCATGGCGGGGGCGCACGGTGAAGCGCTCAAGGACACGCGCACGATCTTCACCATTCACAATCTGCAGTACCAGGGCGACAGCGATCCGGGCCTCATGGACGCACTCAACCTGCCGCGCGGGCTCTGGCACCCCGAGTGGGCCGAACACTTCGGCCGCTTCATCCCTTTGAAGGCAGCCATTCTCGCCGCCGACCGGGTGACCACCGTCAGCCCCACCTACGCCGAGGAGCTTCGTACCCCCGCCCGGGGCATGGGGCTCGACGGGCTCATTCGCGCGCGCGGGGGCGACATGCGCGGCCTTCTCAACGGCATCGATGACGTGTCGTGGAACCCGGCCACGGACAAGCACCTGCCCGCCAACTTCTCCCCGGCCGAGCTCGAGGGCCGGGCGGCTTGCACGAAGGCCATGCGCGCCGAGCTCGGCCTGCCGGACCGGCCCGATCGCCCGCTCATCGGTTTCATCGGCCGCCTGGTGAACGACAAAGGTGTGGACCTCATCCTGGACGCGCTTCCGCAGCTTTTGGCGATGGACGCGCAGGTGGTGGTGCTGGGCTCGGGGGAGCGCGCGCTCGAAGAGCGGCTCCGCGCCCTGGGGGCCGAGTTCCACGACGAGGGGTTCCGGGCGCTCGTCAAGTTCGACCTGGCGCTGTCGCGCCGCTTGTACGGCGGGCTCGACATGCTCATGGTGCCTTCGCGCCACGAGCCCTGCGGCCTGGTTCAGCTCTACGCGCTTCACTACGGGGCCATCCCGATCGTTCACGGGGTGGGCGGGCTGCGCGACACCGTGCGCGACGGGGACAACGGGTTCGTGTTTCACGAGCCTTCGTCTCAGGCCCTGGCCGACGCCGTCCAGCGGGCGGTGGCCTTGTGGGCGGACGCCAAGGCGTGGAAACATCTTCAGCAAACGGGCCTACGCCAGGACTGGTCGTGGCGCCACGCCGCGCGGCCCTACGATGCGCTTTACCGCGAGGTCCTGGCGTCGCCTGCGCGCCGGGCTCACGTCCCCCTGCCGCCCCCTCCGGCACCCGCCGCGCCACCGCCCCCGGCGCCCCCACCCCGCGAAGAGCCCGTGTTTCGGCTCATGGTGCAAGGCGCGCGGGCGCTCTTTGCGTACTGGGACGTTCAAAGCCGCGGCCCCCTGGAGCTGGTCCTCGAGGAGCGCCCCTCGGGCGCCCTGTTCACCGCTGCGGCGGAACTCGATGCCCGGGGTGAACGATGGTTGGGCGCCTTGCCCGATCAGGCCTACCGCGCCTTTTTGCGGGCGGCCGACGGACGCATCTTGGCCCTCTCGAACGCGGTGATCACCCCCATGGAGGCGCCGCCTCCCCCCGAGACGCAGGCACCCGCGTGGCTGGAGACGGCCGTGGAGGTCGGCGTGTTCGAGTCGGATCCGGCAGGCCGGCGCTGGGCAGGCGTGTTCCCCGAGGCGCCCCAGTGGGAAAAGACGCCCGAAGGCAGCTTGGAACCCTCCTGGCCTGCTCCCCCCGAAAGCGGCCCGGTGGCGCAGGCCCCCCGCAACGAAGAGCCCGATTGCCCCGCACCCACCGGTCCCCCGGCGACGTTGGTACCGCCTCCACCCCCGGGCAGTACGCCCGCTTGGCCCGCGCCCTCCGCGGCCGTGGTGTCCCCCGCGCGGAGGGTGCTTCCAAACCTGACGCTCTTCGGTGAAGCGGGGGCCTCCGAGGTGCTGCATCTGCCCCGCACGGCGCCTGTCCTCGCGGAACGGCCGCTCCCCGAGGTGGCCTTCGCCACGGCGAGCGCGCATTCCGCCGCGCTGGTGCTGCCACCGCCGCCCGCGGTGCGTCCCGGCCCGCGGCCCCTCGACTTGCGCGATGTGCGCTTCGGCCCGCCCAGCCCGGCCGGTTCGGACACGCAGGCCCGGCGCGCCTCCAGCGACACCCTGGTGCATCCTTCGGGGAGGCCCGCGTGA
- a CDS encoding DUF1957 domain-containing protein, which produces MSRGTLCLVLHAHLPYVRHPEHEDFLEEDWLFEAITEAYVPVWSRLTALHEEGVRFGITLTLSPTLAAMLDDSLLRKRLHRYLDRLRRLAESQAKRHGDALPGQTARQTVAQCLETEAFLARYKDDLLAPLRRLQAEGAVEIVACNATHGLLPLMSTTGSKRAQLRTGVQAHARNFGRKPRGLWLAECGYELGLDERLAEDEVELFFVDAAAVERGRPPSPFGLYAPVKTAAGVAAFARDHETGRQVWSAHEGYPGNGAYREFHRDFGHEAPIEELLPFLPSDGRRRALGLKLHRVTGRDVPLGEKALYDPEAARLAAMADARAFVAARRAQVQSHAGGQAPVITACYDAELFGHWWYEGPAFLEEVLRLLASDTFVQTACVTTVVDRARDGELTMPPMSLAPSTWGAESSHKVWLNPETTWVYPALHQAEARMQRLARLKADGLRGRAVRQAGRELLLAQSSDWTFLITLGTAPAYGAARLREHLDAFNALATAIEADEVREAELSGRESRTPLFPDLDVSAWL; this is translated from the coding sequence GTGAGCCGCGGCACCCTCTGTCTGGTGCTCCACGCGCACCTGCCGTACGTCCGGCACCCCGAGCACGAAGATTTTCTGGAAGAGGACTGGCTCTTCGAGGCGATCACGGAAGCGTACGTCCCGGTGTGGAGCCGCCTCACGGCGCTACACGAAGAGGGCGTTCGCTTCGGCATCACCTTGACCCTGTCGCCCACGCTGGCTGCGATGCTCGACGACAGCCTGCTGCGCAAGCGGCTGCACCGCTACCTCGACCGGCTGCGACGGCTGGCAGAATCTCAGGCGAAGCGGCACGGTGACGCTCTGCCAGGGCAGACCGCCCGCCAAACGGTGGCGCAGTGTCTGGAGACCGAGGCCTTTCTCGCCCGCTACAAGGACGATCTGCTCGCGCCTTTGCGAAGGCTTCAGGCCGAGGGGGCGGTGGAGATCGTGGCGTGCAACGCCACCCACGGCCTGCTTCCCCTCATGAGCACAACGGGCAGCAAACGGGCCCAGCTGCGCACGGGCGTGCAAGCTCACGCGCGGAACTTCGGGCGCAAACCCCGGGGCCTGTGGCTGGCCGAGTGCGGGTACGAGTTGGGGCTCGACGAGCGGTTGGCCGAAGACGAGGTCGAGCTGTTCTTCGTGGACGCCGCCGCTGTGGAGAGGGGACGCCCGCCCTCGCCCTTCGGCCTTTACGCGCCCGTGAAGACCGCCGCGGGGGTGGCCGCCTTTGCTCGCGATCACGAGACGGGGCGCCAGGTGTGGAGCGCTCACGAGGGCTACCCCGGAAATGGAGCCTACCGTGAGTTCCACCGCGACTTCGGCCACGAAGCCCCGATCGAAGAGCTCCTGCCTTTTCTGCCGTCCGATGGGCGCCGCCGGGCCCTGGGCCTCAAGCTGCACCGGGTGACGGGACGAGACGTGCCGCTGGGAGAAAAGGCGCTGTACGACCCCGAAGCCGCGCGCCTTGCGGCGATGGCCGATGCGCGGGCCTTCGTGGCCGCGCGGCGCGCGCAGGTCCAGTCGCACGCAGGGGGGCAAGCGCCGGTGATCACCGCCTGCTACGACGCCGAGCTGTTCGGGCACTGGTGGTACGAGGGACCCGCGTTTCTCGAGGAGGTCTTGCGCCTCCTGGCGTCCGACACCTTTGTGCAGACCGCGTGCGTGACGACGGTCGTGGATCGGGCCCGCGACGGGGAGCTCACCATGCCCCCCATGAGCCTCGCGCCCAGCACGTGGGGAGCCGAGAGCAGCCACAAGGTCTGGTTGAATCCGGAAACCACCTGGGTGTATCCCGCCTTGCACCAGGCCGAGGCGCGCATGCAGAGGCTCGCCCGGCTCAAGGCCGACGGGCTACGCGGACGCGCCGTGAGGCAAGCCGGTCGCGAGCTGTTGTTGGCGCAAAGCTCGGACTGGACCTTCCTCATCACCCTGGGAACGGCGCCCGCGTACGGTGCCGCCCGCCTCCGCGAACACCTGGACGCGTTCAACGCGCTGGCCACCGCCATCGAAGCCGACGAGGTTCGCGAGGCCGAGTTGAGCGGCCGCGAGTCCCGCACGCCCCTATTTCCCGATCTCGACGTTTCGGCCTGGCTCTAA
- the glgC gene encoding glucose-1-phosphate adenylyltransferase, whose amino-acid sequence MIHQPRLLALIMAGGKGSRLFPLTRDRAKPAVPFGGRYRIIDFVLSNMVNSGVRSLYVLTQYKAQSLVEHVQRAWGSRNSHSDFVTVVPAQMRMGESWYRGTADSVFQNFHMVEDYKPDLLLVFGADHIYKMNVRQMVDFHRERDALATVACIPVPKEEASSFGIMQVDSQGRIVGFEEKPKENPKTIPGDPTKCLASMGNYIFQPDILAEALLADARRESRHDFGHDVIPAFLETGRAYAYNFYENKIPGAKTIDENIYWRDVGTIDAYYEASVDLKNVVPALNLYGFEWPIMTASYSDPPLKMVFDETGRRGQVLQSTVAGGCIIAGGFVKDSVLGRNVFVDEGAEVRDSVIFDNVYIGKGARIQKAIVDKNVRVAEKDMIGHDLARDALRHVVSEGGVTVVAKARDTLTTRLRDYG is encoded by the coding sequence ATGATTCACCAACCGAGACTCCTGGCCTTGATCATGGCCGGTGGCAAAGGCTCCCGGCTGTTTCCCTTGACCCGCGATCGCGCGAAACCGGCAGTGCCCTTCGGCGGCCGGTACCGGATCATCGATTTCGTACTATCGAACATGGTGAATTCGGGCGTCCGCTCGCTCTACGTGCTGACCCAGTACAAAGCGCAGTCACTGGTCGAGCACGTGCAACGGGCATGGGGCTCCCGGAACAGCCACTCCGACTTCGTGACCGTGGTGCCGGCGCAGATGCGCATGGGTGAATCCTGGTACCGGGGCACGGCAGACTCGGTCTTTCAGAACTTTCACATGGTCGAGGACTACAAGCCCGACCTCCTGCTCGTCTTCGGCGCCGACCACATCTACAAGATGAACGTGCGGCAGATGGTGGACTTCCACCGTGAGAGGGACGCGCTGGCCACCGTGGCTTGTATCCCCGTGCCGAAGGAAGAGGCCTCGAGCTTCGGTATCATGCAGGTCGATTCCCAGGGCCGGATCGTGGGCTTCGAGGAAAAGCCCAAAGAGAACCCCAAGACCATTCCGGGCGATCCGACGAAGTGCCTGGCCTCGATGGGTAACTACATTTTCCAGCCCGACATCCTTGCCGAGGCTCTCTTGGCCGACGCGCGCCGGGAGTCGCGCCACGACTTCGGTCACGACGTCATTCCGGCGTTCCTGGAAACAGGACGTGCCTACGCTTACAATTTTTACGAGAACAAGATTCCGGGTGCCAAGACGATCGACGAAAACATCTACTGGCGCGACGTAGGCACCATCGATGCCTACTACGAAGCCTCGGTGGATCTGAAGAACGTCGTTCCTGCCCTCAACCTCTACGGCTTCGAGTGGCCCATCATGACGGCCAGCTATTCGGATCCGCCGCTGAAGATGGTGTTCGACGAAACCGGACGCCGGGGTCAGGTGCTGCAATCGACCGTGGCGGGTGGCTGCATCATCGCCGGCGGGTTCGTAAAAGACTCGGTCCTCGGCCGGAACGTCTTCGTGGATGAAGGCGCCGAGGTGCGAGACTCGGTCATCTTCGACAACGTGTACATCGGCAAGGGTGCCCGCATCCAAAAAGCCATCGTGGACAAAAACGTTCGTGTCGCCGAGAAGGACATGATCGGCCACGACCTCGCGAGAGATGCCTTGCGCCACGTGGTGAGCGAAGGCGGCGTGACCGTGGTGGCGAAGGCGCGCGACACCTTGACCACACGCCTACGCGACTACGGCTGA